From Echinicola soli, a single genomic window includes:
- a CDS encoding winged helix-turn-helix domain-containing protein — MFKTLNPILHSQLRLAIISLLMSVEDAEFNYIKEKTGATSGNLSIQIGKLKTAGYVEVEKSFRDNFPLTTCKISKKGIQAFDEYVQALEAYLQVKKK; from the coding sequence ATGTTTAAAACATTAAACCCCATCCTCCACAGCCAATTACGGCTGGCCATTATTTCATTGCTGATGTCGGTGGAGGATGCGGAATTTAATTATATCAAAGAAAAAACTGGGGCTACTTCAGGCAATCTCTCTATCCAGATCGGAAAACTCAAAACTGCAGGCTACGTCGAAGTGGAAAAGTCTTTCCGGGACAATTTCCCTTTGACCACCTGTAAAATCTCCAAAAAGGGAATCCAAGCCTTTGACGAATATGTCCAAGCGCTGGAGGCCTACCTTCAGGTGAAGAAAAAATAA
- a CDS encoding DUF1579 family protein, which produces MKELLCIISMIPALASGPGLAQSSADEAMSQLSFLEGKWQGPATVTTGSNQATEISQHENVEFRLSGKALIIEGKGYQADSIAFNALAIVTFDEHSQAYNMRSWLANGMSTEAYFTLKGERHIEWGFDMANGGALKYTIQLDEQGRWQENGQYSPNGSQWYPSFEMQLTKK; this is translated from the coding sequence ATGAAAGAATTATTATGCATCATCTCCATGATCCCAGCCCTTGCCAGTGGTCCTGGCCTGGCCCAATCCAGTGCTGATGAAGCGATGAGCCAATTGTCCTTCTTGGAAGGAAAATGGCAAGGTCCGGCCACTGTCACGACAGGCTCCAACCAGGCCACAGAAATATCCCAACATGAAAATGTGGAATTTAGGCTCAGCGGTAAAGCGCTCATCATTGAAGGAAAAGGCTACCAAGCAGATAGTATCGCTTTCAATGCGCTAGCCATCGTAACATTTGATGAACATAGCCAAGCATATAACATGCGGTCTTGGCTGGCCAATGGCATGAGCACTGAAGCCTACTTTACCTTGAAAGGAGAACGCCATATCGAATGGGGATTTGATATGGCCAATGGTGGTGCATTGAAATATACCATTCAGCTCGATGAACAGGGAAGATGGCAAGAAAACGGCCAATATTCTCCAAATGGCTCGCAGTGGTACCCAAGTTTCGAAATGCAATTAACCAAAAAATAA
- a CDS encoding lipoprotein signal peptidase, which translates to MKYLKYFGITLLVILIDQVVKLAVDSNMAMGTAGQIKIFGDWFKLHYTTNPGMAFGMQLGSEYGKLILTTFRLVAMVGIGYYLYYLITKKVHPGYIVCIAMILGGAIGNLVDSVFYGVFLGNAPFDASTPWFHGQVVDMFYIDIWEGFIPDWVPLWGGSYTALWPIFNIADASIFMGVVFILLFQKKFFGEDTKTHQEEEEDEIQRQFIEEK; encoded by the coding sequence ATGAAATATTTAAAATACTTTGGCATTACCTTACTGGTCATCCTGATCGACCAAGTCGTTAAACTGGCCGTTGATTCGAACATGGCTATGGGAACTGCCGGCCAGATCAAGATTTTCGGTGACTGGTTTAAGCTCCATTACACAACCAATCCGGGAATGGCCTTCGGCATGCAACTGGGTTCTGAGTATGGAAAGCTGATACTGACGACCTTTAGGCTCGTAGCAATGGTCGGCATCGGCTATTACCTCTATTACCTGATCACAAAAAAAGTACACCCTGGCTATATCGTCTGCATTGCCATGATCTTGGGCGGTGCCATCGGTAATTTGGTAGACAGTGTCTTTTATGGCGTATTTTTGGGAAATGCCCCTTTTGATGCCAGCACGCCTTGGTTTCACGGCCAAGTAGTCGACATGTTCTATATCGACATTTGGGAAGGATTTATTCCCGACTGGGTACCACTATGGGGAGGAAGCTATACTGCGTTATGGCCGATCTTTAATATCGCCGACGCCTCCATCTTTATGGGTGTAGTATTCATCCTGCTCTTCCAGAAAAAATTCTTTGGAGAGGACACCAAGACCCATCAGGAAGAGGAAGAAGACGAAATACAGCGTCAGTTCATTGAAGAAAAATAA
- the ileS gene encoding isoleucine--tRNA ligase — protein sequence MKKYQEFKQVDYPGIGESVLRYWQENKVFEKSVQNREGAETFTFFEGPPSANGTPGIHHVMARTLKDIFCRYKTLKGYQVKRKGGWDTHGLPVELQVEKELGITKEDIGKKISVEEYNKKCRETVMRFKDEWDDLTEKIGYWVDLDDPYITFDPKYIETLWSLLKRLYDKDLLYKGYTIQPYSPAAGTGLSSHELNQPGCYRDVKDTSITAQFKVKGRENEYIIAWTTTPWTLPSNSALAVGEKLDYVKVKTFNPYTFQPQTVILAKARMSALFNKKAADLKVEDYKAGDKLIPYEVVEEFKGADMLGMEYEPLFPIDGIKLPHPAYTVIPADYVTTEDGTGIVHLAKAFGADDFRTLVQAGVPGVFIKDDQDNEIPVVDKKGKFLPVVGEYLLSKMKAHEITAHKEYTADDFYVKNYLKEEENAPEYKNTDVIISIILKNENKAFKVEKYEHSYPHCWRTDMPILYYPLESWFVKTTAYKDRLVELNKTINWKPEATGTGRFGNWLENLVDWNLSRSRFWGTPLPVWRNEDATETKCIGSIAELNEEIEKSIAKGIMQESPFKGEEIDLHRPYVDDVILVDSHGNKMFREPDLIDVWFDSGAMPYAQWHYPFENEEIFKANYPADYIAEGVDQTRGWFFTLHAIAVMLFDSVAFKNVIANGLVLDKNGNKMSKRLGNAVDPFKTLKEYGPDALRWYMLSNANPWDNLKFNLEGVAEVQRRFFGTLQNTYNFFALYANLDAFTYDPAKTVAVSDRPELDRWIISKLQTLIKEVESAMDNYDGTRATRAIMNFTVDQLSNWYVRLARKRFWRGDMNEDKQAAYETLYECLMALSQLMSSFAPFYADWMFTNLTEGAKEAGQNIEESVHLTDWKAADDALINEDLEASMQLAQDISSLVHSLRKKDKLKVRQPLQKILIPILNENTRQQIQHVEELIKSEVNIKSVEYIDDASGILVKNAKPNFPLLGKRFGPKMKLVAAAIGKWGQEEINTLERNGSIDISVDGEKASLAPEEVLITSQDIPGWSVASANGITVALDVTLTDALKQEGIARDLVNRIQNLRKDMGLEVQDKITIKVAKLNEQVDSALENFSAYIQSETQALSLYVNGDVEEGTVLDMDDFELKVKVEKV from the coding sequence GTGAAAAAATATCAGGAGTTCAAACAAGTAGATTATCCTGGAATAGGAGAAAGTGTACTGCGTTATTGGCAGGAAAACAAGGTCTTTGAAAAATCCGTGCAGAACCGAGAGGGAGCGGAGACATTTACCTTTTTTGAAGGCCCTCCATCTGCCAATGGAACGCCGGGCATTCACCATGTGATGGCCAGAACATTGAAGGATATTTTTTGCCGGTACAAAACCCTCAAAGGATATCAGGTAAAGCGTAAGGGCGGCTGGGACACACACGGCTTGCCTGTGGAGCTGCAAGTAGAGAAGGAGCTGGGCATCACCAAAGAAGATATCGGAAAGAAAATCTCTGTAGAGGAATACAACAAAAAATGCCGGGAAACGGTCATGCGCTTCAAGGACGAGTGGGATGACCTAACCGAAAAAATCGGCTATTGGGTGGATTTGGATGATCCTTATATCACCTTTGACCCGAAATACATCGAAACCCTATGGAGCCTCCTGAAGCGGTTATACGATAAAGACCTGCTTTATAAAGGCTATACCATTCAGCCTTATTCCCCTGCTGCCGGCACTGGACTGAGTTCCCACGAACTCAATCAACCAGGCTGTTACCGCGATGTGAAAGATACTTCCATCACGGCCCAGTTCAAGGTAAAAGGACGTGAAAACGAATACATCATCGCTTGGACCACCACACCGTGGACACTTCCTTCCAACTCCGCCTTGGCAGTAGGAGAAAAGTTGGATTATGTTAAGGTCAAAACCTTCAACCCCTATACCTTCCAGCCACAAACAGTTATTTTGGCCAAGGCCAGAATGAGTGCGCTTTTTAACAAAAAAGCTGCTGACCTGAAAGTAGAAGACTATAAAGCTGGCGATAAGCTGATTCCTTATGAAGTGGTAGAAGAGTTTAAGGGTGCGGACATGCTGGGCATGGAGTATGAGCCGCTCTTCCCTATCGACGGCATCAAGCTGCCTCATCCTGCTTATACAGTAATTCCTGCCGACTACGTCACCACAGAAGATGGTACGGGAATCGTTCACCTTGCCAAAGCATTTGGTGCGGATGACTTCAGGACATTGGTGCAAGCAGGTGTACCCGGTGTATTTATCAAAGACGATCAGGACAATGAAATCCCTGTAGTAGATAAAAAAGGCAAGTTCTTGCCCGTAGTAGGTGAATACTTGCTTTCCAAAATGAAAGCGCACGAAATCACCGCACACAAAGAATACACGGCGGATGATTTCTATGTAAAAAATTACCTGAAAGAGGAAGAGAATGCACCGGAATACAAAAACACCGATGTGATCATTTCCATCATCTTGAAGAATGAAAACAAGGCTTTTAAAGTAGAAAAATACGAGCACAGCTATCCTCATTGCTGGAGGACAGATATGCCTATACTTTACTACCCACTTGAAAGCTGGTTCGTCAAAACCACTGCTTACAAGGACCGCTTGGTGGAGCTCAACAAGACCATCAATTGGAAACCGGAAGCCACCGGTACTGGCCGTTTTGGCAACTGGCTGGAAAACCTAGTAGACTGGAACCTCAGCCGTTCCCGGTTCTGGGGCACGCCACTACCAGTTTGGAGAAATGAAGATGCTACCGAAACCAAGTGCATCGGCTCTATCGCTGAACTGAACGAAGAGATCGAAAAATCCATTGCCAAGGGCATTATGCAAGAATCTCCATTTAAAGGGGAAGAAATCGACCTGCACAGGCCTTATGTGGATGACGTGATCTTGGTGGACAGCCACGGCAATAAAATGTTCCGCGAGCCAGACCTGATCGATGTATGGTTTGACTCTGGGGCCATGCCTTATGCACAGTGGCATTATCCTTTTGAAAATGAAGAAATCTTTAAGGCCAATTACCCTGCAGATTATATCGCTGAGGGGGTAGATCAGACCAGGGGCTGGTTCTTCACCCTTCATGCCATTGCCGTGATGCTGTTTGACAGTGTGGCCTTCAAAAACGTGATCGCCAACGGCCTCGTGCTGGACAAAAACGGCAACAAGATGTCCAAACGCCTTGGCAATGCGGTCGATCCATTCAAAACCCTAAAAGAATATGGCCCGGACGCACTCCGCTGGTACATGCTCTCCAATGCCAACCCCTGGGACAACCTGAAGTTTAACCTGGAAGGTGTGGCCGAGGTACAGCGCAGATTCTTCGGCACCCTACAAAATACGTACAACTTCTTCGCGTTATATGCCAATCTGGATGCCTTTACTTATGATCCGGCCAAGACCGTGGCAGTAAGCGACAGACCAGAGCTGGACAGGTGGATTATCTCTAAGCTCCAGACCCTGATCAAGGAAGTGGAAAGTGCCATGGACAATTATGATGGTACGCGAGCAACTCGTGCCATCATGAACTTCACCGTGGACCAGCTGTCAAATTGGTACGTGAGGTTGGCAAGGAAACGCTTCTGGAGAGGTGACATGAACGAGGACAAGCAAGCCGCTTACGAGACCTTGTACGAATGCCTCATGGCACTCAGCCAGTTGATGTCTTCCTTTGCTCCATTCTATGCGGACTGGATGTTTACCAACCTGACCGAAGGAGCCAAAGAAGCAGGACAGAATATCGAAGAATCGGTGCATTTGACCGACTGGAAAGCAGCGGATGATGCACTCATCAATGAAGACCTGGAGGCCAGCATGCAGTTGGCACAGGACATTTCTTCTTTGGTGCATAGTCTAAGGAAGAAGGATAAACTGAAAGTGCGACAACCACTACAAAAGATCCTCATTCCTATCCTGAACGAAAATACCAGACAGCAAATCCAACACGTGGAAGAACTGATCAAGTCTGAAGTCAACATCAAAAGTGTCGAATACATTGATGATGCTTCAGGAATATTGGTAAAAAATGCCAAGCCTAACTTCCCGCTTCTCGGGAAACGCTTTGGCCCAAAAATGAAGCTGGTGGCAGCAGCCATTGGTAAGTGGGGCCAGGAGGAGATCAATACGCTGGAGCGAAACGGCAGCATCGACATCTCGGTAGATGGAGAAAAGGCCAGCTTGGCACCAGAGGAAGTCCTCATCACCTCACAGGATATACCGGGCTGGTCTGTGGCCAGTGCCAATGGCATCACCGTAGCCTTGGATGTGACCCTGACAGATGCTCTAAAGCAAGAGGGGATCGCCCGTGATCTGGTCAATAGAATCCAAAACCTGAGAAAGGACATGGGGCTGGAAGTGCAGGACAAAATCACCATCAAGGTGGCCAAGCTGAACGAGCAGGTGGACAGTGCACTGGAAAACTTCTCGGCCTACATCCAGTCCGAAACACAAGCCCTATCACTTTACGTAAATGGAGATGTGGAAGAAGGAACTGTGCTGGACATGGACGATTTCGAACTGAAAGTAAAGGTAGAAAAAGTATAA
- a CDS encoding LOG family protein, with the protein MKKITIYCGSNTGNNPAYKKEAITLAEEMTLRKMDLVYGAGKVGLMGIMADHMLSVGRNVYGFIPQKLVDVEVAHHGCTELTVVETMRDRKWLMAETGDGFIAMPGGIGTLEELFEIMTLNQLGYIQKPLALYNVEGYYDKLIEFLNFSAQEGFLKKAQMELLIISDDPSEMLDKMAAYEPKFVPKWGK; encoded by the coding sequence ATGAAAAAAATAACCATCTACTGCGGCTCCAATACCGGTAACAATCCTGCCTATAAAAAAGAGGCGATCACTTTGGCGGAGGAAATGACCTTGAGGAAGATGGATCTGGTGTATGGAGCTGGTAAGGTGGGGCTGATGGGCATAATGGCAGATCATATGTTAAGTGTGGGAAGAAATGTTTATGGTTTTATTCCCCAAAAATTAGTGGATGTGGAGGTTGCCCATCATGGCTGTACAGAGCTGACCGTCGTGGAGACAATGCGTGACCGTAAATGGCTGATGGCAGAGACCGGTGATGGCTTCATCGCCATGCCCGGCGGGATTGGTACCTTGGAGGAGCTTTTTGAGATCATGACCCTTAACCAACTGGGCTATATCCAAAAACCTTTGGCGCTTTATAATGTGGAGGGCTATTATGATAAACTAATCGAATTCCTGAATTTTTCTGCCCAAGAAGGTTTCCTGAAGAAAGCACAAATGGAGCTTTTGATCATCAGTGATGATCCTTCTGAGATGTTGGATAAGATGGCTGCCTATGAACCCAAATTTGTTCCAAAATGGGGAAAATAG
- a CDS encoding family 43 glycosylhydrolase, protein MKRIILPFVVICLLASCAENPSKQETSAPETAEKSFETYCNPIDIDYTYMSHYRAKNNVSYRSGADPAIVNFKGKYYLFVTRSHGYWVSDDMSNWKFIRPQSWYFNGSNAPAAAVKDDKIIVLGDPSGRGAVIETDNPDIGDWKTNFAVINPPGGVQDPNLFVDDDGKVYLYEESSNKWPIRVVELDPDNYYVPKGEEKDLFNLEPEKHGWERFGQDHKSDLKPFIEGPWMVKHDGKYYLEYGAPGTQWNVYADGVYTSDSPLGPFTYAPYNPIAYKPGGFLKGSGHGSTVQDNNGNYWHYSTMAISVNYKFERRIGMYPAGFEEDGQMYVNTAYGDYPHYLPDTEVKDHKHRFTGWMLLSYQKPVKTNSGEVNMDLNVVDESEGGYMQEQIREFDITQINDEEIRSYWVSEANNDSIYVEIDLEKPMDVKAIQINFQDFNSEIFGRPDTLKQQFVIKASLDGKNWETVADYSQNQQDMPHGYVELKKPVEARYVRYEHVHCTNKFLAISELRVFGNGKEAAPATPAKFTAKRQSDRRNTDLSWNPVEGATGYVIYWGISKDKLNLSALMYSQNEYELRALNTDQDYYYQVEAFDENGISQKSEVLYTE, encoded by the coding sequence ATGAAAAGAATTATACTTCCATTTGTCGTCATTTGTCTTCTGGCATCATGCGCAGAAAACCCAAGTAAGCAGGAAACTTCTGCTCCTGAAACTGCGGAAAAGTCTTTTGAAACGTACTGCAACCCGATCGACATTGATTATACCTATATGTCCCATTACCGGGCCAAAAATAATGTTTCCTATCGTTCCGGAGCAGATCCGGCCATTGTGAACTTTAAAGGAAAGTATTACCTCTTTGTCACCCGTTCCCATGGATATTGGGTATCGGACGACATGAGCAATTGGAAGTTTATCCGCCCACAAAGCTGGTACTTTAATGGCAGCAATGCCCCTGCGGCAGCGGTAAAAGACGACAAGATCATTGTATTGGGCGATCCTTCCGGAAGGGGGGCGGTCATCGAAACCGACAACCCGGACATAGGGGATTGGAAAACCAACTTTGCGGTGATCAATCCTCCCGGCGGTGTTCAGGATCCCAATCTTTTCGTAGATGACGATGGCAAAGTCTATCTTTATGAAGAATCCTCCAATAAATGGCCAATACGTGTAGTGGAGCTGGATCCGGACAACTATTATGTCCCCAAGGGAGAAGAGAAAGACCTCTTTAACCTGGAGCCTGAGAAGCACGGATGGGAACGATTTGGCCAAGATCATAAAAGTGATCTGAAACCATTTATTGAAGGGCCTTGGATGGTCAAGCATGACGGGAAATATTATTTGGAATATGGCGCTCCCGGCACACAGTGGAATGTCTATGCAGACGGTGTCTATACCAGTGACAGCCCCTTGGGGCCATTTACCTATGCCCCCTACAATCCCATCGCTTATAAACCCGGCGGGTTCCTCAAAGGATCAGGCCATGGCAGTACCGTACAGGACAATAACGGCAATTACTGGCACTACTCCACCATGGCCATATCGGTCAATTACAAATTCGAGCGCAGGATCGGTATGTACCCCGCCGGATTTGAGGAAGACGGTCAAATGTACGTCAACACCGCTTACGGAGATTATCCACATTACCTGCCGGACACCGAAGTGAAAGACCATAAGCACCGCTTCACAGGATGGATGCTGCTGTCCTATCAAAAACCGGTAAAAACAAACTCCGGAGAAGTCAATATGGATCTCAATGTAGTCGATGAAAGTGAAGGCGGATACATGCAGGAGCAGATCCGGGAATTTGACATTACCCAGATCAATGACGAAGAAATCCGGTCTTACTGGGTATCCGAAGCCAATAATGATTCGATTTATGTGGAGATCGACCTGGAAAAACCCATGGATGTAAAAGCCATCCAAATCAACTTCCAGGATTTTAACAGTGAGATCTTCGGCCGGCCGGACACGTTAAAGCAGCAATTTGTGATCAAAGCTTCCCTGGATGGAAAAAATTGGGAAACCGTCGCGGACTATTCGCAAAACCAACAGGACATGCCGCATGGATACGTCGAACTGAAAAAACCTGTGGAGGCGCGGTATGTACGCTATGAGCACGTTCACTGCACCAATAAGTTTTTGGCCATTTCCGAGCTGAGGGTATTTGGCAACGGGAAAGAAGCAGCACCTGCTACACCGGCCAAGTTCACCGCAAAAAGGCAAAGCGACCGCCGCAATACCGACCTAAGCTGGAATCCTGTGGAAGGCGCCACCGGTTATGTGATTTACTGGGGCATCAGCAAGGACAAGCTGAACCTTTCCGCACTCATGTACAGCCAAAATGAATATGAACTTCGGGCCCTCAACACCGATCAAGACTACTACTACCAAGTAGAGGCATTTGATGAAAACGGCATTTCTCAGAAAAGCGAAGTCTTGTATACAGAATGA
- a CDS encoding RNA polymerase sigma factor codes for MNKVLSDLKAKNNVAFEKLYHDNFHKVSKFVQNNNGNKADAEDLFQEAMIVLVEKLRQDNFHLTASINTYVYAICKNLWFKKLRDRNYELSVDEMQSFDFANSINSSIEVEKTYIEKLKGYLMKITDHCDKLIRDMFFRGKTIEQIQKDFGYSTVHNAQNQKYKCLEQIRKVKEDEERLKKLIYLGDYFGLLV; via the coding sequence ATGAATAAGGTTTTATCAGATTTAAAGGCTAAAAATAACGTTGCGTTTGAAAAATTGTACCATGACAATTTTCATAAAGTATCAAAGTTTGTCCAAAACAACAACGGAAATAAAGCTGATGCGGAAGATTTATTTCAAGAGGCCATGATTGTGCTTGTAGAAAAACTTCGGCAAGATAACTTTCATCTCACAGCTTCTATAAACACCTATGTTTACGCTATATGTAAAAACCTATGGTTTAAGAAGCTACGGGACAGAAACTACGAACTGTCTGTTGATGAAATGCAGTCTTTTGATTTTGCGAACTCAATTAATAGTTCCATTGAAGTTGAAAAGACCTATATAGAAAAGCTAAAAGGATATCTAATGAAAATCACCGACCATTGTGATAAACTCATCCGGGATATGTTCTTCAGAGGAAAAACAATTGAGCAAATCCAAAAAGATTTCGGCTACTCGACAGTACATAATGCTCAAAATCAAAAGTATAAGTGTTTAGAACAAATCAGGAAAGTCAAAGAGGACGAAGAAAGATTAAAAAAATTAATTTATCTGGGTGATTATTTTGGACTATTGGTATAA
- a CDS encoding DUF6789 family protein has protein sequence MEVTATVNEKLIMSTEIQRTILAGIIGTAIMTVVMMLAPMMGIPKMSPPEMLSGMLGMPLIIGWIMHLMIGIVFAFGYTYLFFFKHKIKDVWLRGAVFGIIVFVFAQIMLSVMGMIFSMPKMEGSMMLIMIGNLIGHIVFGMAVAKTAGETCFASDSCETKAPKE, from the coding sequence ATGGAGGTAACCGCAACAGTAAATGAAAAATTAATTATGAGTACAGAAATTCAAAGAACAATACTAGCTGGAATTATTGGAACAGCTATAATGACCGTAGTTATGATGCTTGCACCGATGATGGGAATTCCAAAAATGTCTCCACCAGAAATGCTTTCAGGAATGTTGGGAATGCCTCTTATAATAGGTTGGATAATGCACTTAATGATAGGAATAGTGTTTGCCTTTGGATACACCTATTTGTTTTTTTTTAAACATAAAATCAAAGATGTGTGGCTTAGAGGTGCAGTATTCGGAATTATTGTTTTTGTTTTTGCCCAAATTATGTTGAGTGTAATGGGGATGATATTCTCCATGCCAAAAATGGAGGGTTCAATGATGCTGATCATGATAGGGAATTTAATAGGGCACATTGTTTTTGGAATGGCTGTCGCTAAAACAGCTGGCGAAACCTGTTTTGCCAGTGATTCTTGTGAAACTAAAGCACCAAAAGAATGA
- a CDS encoding nuclear transport factor 2 family protein, with product MRKVLLLLISVVVLGSCKQTNQDQANENRVVTKEAKSDSAYEALVRKNSSQFHKNFSAGRFTDNGPLTTEDIYVNSNGKIVVGRDKFVGRLTRYEKPFPGLEVNDRIMIVDGNIVAFHYLMQATHLGKFGDLEPTGNKVEAMSSEFFTMDENGLMKDLITISQVDKFLATASGEEHIEEHQKVTLYPIDHSVPKAVTKKAADLYLRHFNFRDWDAISELLSDDVQANWNSNHVSGKEAVIEKMKERLTPFPDLTYQLDRSAAEGNRAAIGYTLHGTHNGLFTYKGKNYPASGNAVQTREVQHLEVSADGKIKSIIMMSDQGAFLKFIDAKKSK from the coding sequence ATGAGAAAAGTACTCCTCTTATTAATTTCAGTAGTAGTTCTAGGTTCTTGTAAACAAACTAATCAAGACCAAGCGAACGAAAATAGAGTAGTCACAAAGGAGGCTAAAAGTGATTCAGCTTACGAAGCCTTGGTAAGGAAGAACAGTTCGCAGTTTCATAAAAACTTTAGTGCCGGCAGGTTCACCGACAATGGTCCGTTGACAACTGAAGATATTTATGTCAATTCCAACGGAAAGATTGTGGTGGGTCGTGACAAATTTGTGGGTCGTTTAACACGTTATGAAAAGCCGTTTCCCGGCTTGGAGGTCAACGACCGCATTATGATTGTTGATGGAAATATAGTGGCGTTTCATTACCTGATGCAGGCCACGCATCTCGGCAAGTTTGGAGACTTAGAACCCACCGGAAACAAAGTAGAAGCTATGAGCAGTGAGTTTTTTACGATGGATGAAAACGGACTGATGAAAGATTTGATCACCATTTCGCAAGTAGATAAATTTTTAGCCACTGCTTCTGGTGAAGAGCATATCGAAGAACATCAGAAAGTGACGCTTTATCCCATTGATCACAGTGTGCCGAAAGCGGTAACTAAAAAGGCGGCGGATTTGTACCTGCGTCATTTCAATTTTCGCGATTGGGATGCCATAAGCGAACTATTAAGCGATGACGTTCAGGCGAATTGGAACAGCAATCACGTGAGTGGGAAAGAGGCGGTTATTGAAAAAATGAAAGAGCGCTTGACTCCATTTCCCGATTTGACCTACCAATTGGACAGGAGTGCCGCCGAAGGGAACCGTGCAGCCATTGGCTACACTTTACACGGCACGCACAATGGCTTGTTTACCTACAAAGGGAAAAACTATCCGGCAAGTGGAAATGCGGTACAGACAAGAGAAGTACAGCATTTGGAAGTAAGCGCAGACGGAAAAATCAAATCCATCATTATGATGTCTGATCAAGGGGCTTTTTTAAAGTTTATTGACGCTAAAAAAAGCAAATAA
- a CDS encoding cupin domain-containing protein, with the protein MKKILLTASIAICTMFAYGQKSPSKYGKSQITTKVVGEIKISDVKLPEGNKPLELRSLRMRKLDVFPAGIVGIHSHENRPAILGIIQGKGLGVRSYKEPMEEAAFSEATLEYNSFIHYAYNLSKTDTLRIITFDLLDDGSKQNNQIYPQHMPLFEKLKADEDPFYVFAPKLFDHEISTQLHSTNIQDIKFPKGKATFLERHLRIRRVTMPAGATTGVQNYSNLPSYIIVLKGTVEVKNTGSNTSETIASLESRSLINTGKIEVKNSSGQEAIYFVTELWDPADKNIR; encoded by the coding sequence ATGAAAAAAATATTACTTACGGCATCCATCGCTATATGTACAATGTTCGCATATGGTCAGAAAAGCCCCTCAAAATATGGGAAATCCCAAATTACAACCAAGGTTGTGGGCGAGATAAAAATTTCGGACGTCAAACTACCCGAAGGGAACAAACCCCTTGAGCTCCGTAGCTTACGGATGAGAAAGCTGGACGTATTTCCCGCCGGTATCGTGGGAATACACAGTCACGAAAACAGACCGGCAATACTGGGCATTATCCAAGGAAAAGGACTCGGAGTACGTTCCTACAAAGAACCGATGGAAGAAGCAGCGTTTAGCGAAGCCACTTTGGAATACAATAGCTTTATCCACTATGCATATAATTTATCCAAAACCGATACACTAAGGATTATTACTTTCGACCTTTTGGATGACGGTTCCAAACAAAACAACCAAATCTATCCGCAACATATGCCCTTGTTTGAGAAACTAAAAGCGGATGAAGACCCCTTCTACGTCTTTGCACCCAAATTGTTTGATCATGAAATAAGCACGCAACTGCACAGCACCAACATTCAGGACATTAAATTCCCCAAAGGGAAGGCCACCTTTTTGGAAAGGCATTTGAGAATCAGAAGAGTGACCATGCCGGCCGGTGCAACAACCGGAGTTCAGAATTATTCCAATCTTCCTTCTTATATCATTGTGTTGAAAGGGACGGTTGAAGTAAAAAATACTGGTTCAAATACTTCAGAAACAATTGCCTCATTAGAATCGCGAAGCCTTATAAATACGGGAAAAATCGAAGTCAAGAATTCCTCCGGCCAGGAAGCAATCTATTTCGTAACCGAGCTGTGGGATCCAGCTGATAAGAACATTCGATAA
- a CDS encoding RidA family protein: MSKMKHILFSTAIIASLSLTSCCKQEEKCEAPTATQRTEQVAPVETTIERIEQGTHISQASKAGNLVFLSGQIGDGKTITEQAQNVFKTIDGLLTKAGTDKSKIIFATVYLTDMNDYGEFNDAWIKWLGNSSKPSRATVQVVQLAKPEWKVEVQVSANL; this comes from the coding sequence ATGAGTAAAATGAAACACATCTTATTTTCAACAGCAATCATTGCTTCACTTTCGCTAACATCTTGTTGTAAGCAAGAAGAAAAATGTGAGGCTCCCACAGCGACTCAGAGAACTGAGCAAGTGGCCCCTGTGGAAACTACTATTGAAAGAATCGAACAAGGGACACACATCAGCCAAGCTTCCAAAGCCGGTAATTTAGTTTTCTTATCTGGGCAAATTGGCGATGGCAAAACAATAACGGAACAGGCTCAAAATGTTTTCAAAACTATAGACGGCCTATTGACAAAAGCCGGCACCGACAAATCAAAAATCATATTCGCCACAGTCTATTTAACAGATATGAACGATTACGGAGAATTCAATGACGCTTGGATAAAATGGCTTGGAAATAGTTCAAAGCCATCACGTGCCACCGTTCAGGTAGTTCAGTTGGCAAAGCCAGAATGGAAGGTAGAAGTTCAAGTATCTGCTAACCTATAA